Proteins encoded in a region of the Campylobacter geochelonis genome:
- a CDS encoding aryl-sulfate sulfotransferase yields MKKILTSALVAGMLLSVGATSVLAMGGASGARTDYIVVNKLGEVVVNPFRIAPLTAIIKDGGYVLKDVTVTIVPKEGGQTISYQVLDSRLKNYGGIPVFGLYPDYQNTVKVSYTKLFKGEQIKEEAEYKIYAPAVFVDPDGTYLQKGGLFSSVDVKKVEKGFEDRLYFFNNLGNKSTKSAKAVWNNPTGGALEWNQTPLVFILDTKGEVRWYLLPVKDLYDIDSAYKAGIMMGFKQNADGAMSWGFGQRYVKYDILGREIFDRKLPASYSDMSHSIDDADNGNFYIRAAGFNVKRPDGKNVHTVRDIIVEVDTNGNVLDDWRLFEILDPYRDTVLKVLDQGAVCLNIDASQAGKTMSADDLAALDTNDKFGDIVGSGAGRNWAHVNSVDYDPEDDSIIISSRHQDAIIKIGRDKKVKWILGSHEGWSDRYKKYFLQPVDSKGNKISCGETGSKCPGYENEKGGFDFTWTQHTAFKIDEKSKGDIIYVSAFDNGDTRGMEQPALAEMKYSRSVVYKIDQKKMTVEQIWEFGKERGHSIYSPVTSLTEYQADKNSVVSYFATSGLNIDVVSGLLLSNPSPTIFEHKWGSTEPSVEIQLHDSMGYQAFPFSVNKAFGTK; encoded by the coding sequence ATGAAAAAGATTTTAACTTCGGCTTTGGTAGCTGGTATGTTATTAAGCGTTGGTGCGACTAGCGTTTTGGCAATGGGTGGTGCAAGTGGCGCTAGGACTGATTATATCGTTGTAAACAAGCTTGGTGAGGTTGTGGTAAACCCATTTAGAATCGCACCTTTAACAGCGATAATCAAAGATGGCGGATATGTTTTAAAAGATGTAACAGTTACAATCGTGCCAAAAGAGGGCGGTCAAACTATCAGCTATCAAGTGCTTGACTCACGACTTAAAAACTATGGCGGAATTCCTGTATTTGGTCTTTATCCAGACTATCAAAACACTGTTAAAGTAAGCTATACAAAGCTTTTTAAAGGCGAACAAATCAAAGAAGAGGCAGAGTATAAAATTTATGCTCCAGCAGTTTTTGTAGATCCTGATGGCACATATTTGCAAAAAGGCGGCTTGTTTTCAAGCGTAGATGTTAAAAAGGTAGAAAAAGGCTTTGAAGATAGACTTTACTTTTTTAACAACTTAGGAAACAAATCAACCAAATCAGCAAAAGCAGTGTGGAACAACCCAACTGGCGGTGCGCTAGAGTGGAACCAAACTCCACTAGTTTTCATCCTTGATACAAAAGGCGAAGTTAGATGGTACTTGCTTCCTGTAAAAGACTTGTATGATATAGACTCAGCTTATAAAGCCGGCATTATGATGGGCTTTAAGCAAAATGCTGATGGTGCGATGAGTTGGGGCTTTGGTCAAAGATATGTTAAATATGATATTTTAGGTAGAGAAATTTTTGATAGAAAACTTCCAGCAAGCTACTCTGATATGTCTCACTCAATCGATGATGCAGATAATGGCAACTTCTACATAAGAGCAGCAGGATTTAACGTAAAACGCCCAGATGGCAAAAACGTTCACACAGTAAGAGATATCATCGTTGAAGTTGATACTAACGGAAATGTTTTGGATGATTGGAGATTGTTTGAAATTCTTGATCCATACAGAGATACAGTTTTAAAAGTGCTTGATCAAGGTGCAGTTTGCCTAAATATCGATGCTTCTCAAGCCGGTAAAACAATGAGCGCTGATGATTTAGCAGCACTTGATACAAATGATAAATTTGGCGATATCGTTGGAAGTGGAGCAGGTAGGAACTGGGCGCATGTAAATAGCGTGGATTATGATCCAGAAGATGATAGCATTATCATCTCATCTCGCCACCAAGATGCGATTATCAAAATTGGTAGAGATAAAAAGGTTAAGTGGATTTTAGGTTCTCACGAAGGCTGGAGCGATAGATACAAAAAATACTTCCTTCAACCAGTCGATAGCAAAGGCAACAAAATCAGTTGTGGCGAAACTGGCTCAAAATGTCCAGGTTATGAGAACGAAAAAGGCGGATTTGACTTTACATGGACTCAACACACAGCGTTTAAAATCGATGAAAAATCAAAAGGAGACATTATATATGTAAGCGCATTTGATAACGGCGATACACGCGGTATGGAGCAACCTGCGCTTGCTGAGATGAAATATAGTCGTTCAGTTGTTTATAAAATAGATCAAAAAAAGATGACAGTTGAGCAAATCTGGGAATTTGGTAAAGAAAGAGGACACTCAATCTACTCTCCTGTAACATCGCTAACTGAGTATCAAGCTGATAAAAATAGCGTTGTTAGCTACTTTGCAACTTCAGGGCTAAATATCGATGTTGTTAGCGGGCTTTTACTATCAAACCCAAGTCCGACAATTTTCGAGCATAAATGGGGTTCAACTGAGCCATCAGTTGAGATTCAACTTCATGATTCTATGGGATATCAAGCATTTCCATTTAGTGTAAATAAAGCATTTGGCACAAAATAA
- the napG gene encoding ferredoxin-type protein NapG: protein MTRRELLKSGFKVISIALAGGFVWKMASKNDYKVFLRPPGALDEAKFSSKCIKCALCVKACPYDTLKLAKFGDNMTVGTPYFTPREIPCYMCEDIPCVPACPTGALDSSLVSKDDKLDANSIRVGVAVVDMQNCVAYWGIQCDACYRACPLLDKAIYLEYKRNDRTAKHAFLLPVVDAAFCTGCGKCEHACITKKAAIFVLPREVALGEVGDNYVKGWEKDGDSKLQNADTSVKLQEKKAINYLNSEEF from the coding sequence ATGACAAGACGAGAACTTCTAAAAAGCGGTTTTAAAGTTATAAGCATAGCTTTAGCGGGTGGATTTGTTTGGAAGATGGCTAGCAAAAACGACTATAAAGTCTTTCTTAGACCACCAGGTGCGTTAGATGAGGCTAAATTTAGTTCAAAGTGCATAAAGTGCGCACTTTGTGTAAAAGCCTGTCCATACGATACTTTAAAACTTGCCAAATTTGGTGATAATATGACGGTTGGAACTCCGTATTTTACTCCAAGAGAAATTCCTTGCTACATGTGTGAAGATATCCCTTGTGTGCCAGCTTGCCCGACTGGGGCGTTAGATTCTAGCTTAGTTAGCAAAGATGACAAGCTAGACGCAAACTCAATTAGAGTTGGCGTAGCAGTCGTGGATATGCAAAACTGTGTTGCATACTGGGGAATTCAATGTGATGCTTGTTATCGTGCTTGTCCTTTGCTTGATAAAGCGATTTATCTTGAGTATAAAAGAAACGACAGAACCGCTAAACACGCTTTCTTGCTTCCAGTCGTAGACGCGGCATTTTGCACAGGATGTGGTAAGTGCGAACACGCCTGTATCACCAAAAAAGCAGCTATTTTCGTGCTTCCACGCGAAGTTGCTTTGGGCGAAGTTGGAGACAACTACGTAAAAGGCTGGGAAAAAGATGGCGATAGTAAGCTTCAAAACGCAGACACTAGCGTAAAATTACAAGAGAAAAAAGCGATAAACTACCTAAATAGCGAGGAGTTTTGA
- a CDS encoding response regulator, whose protein sequence is MSNLKLQILKNTSILVVEDDELTRIAISGGLKRYCEAFYMAKDGLEGLEKFKEQRVDIIVTDIHMPNLNGLDMMNEILKLKPSQNFIVITSYDTDENLFESIKKGAISFIKKPILMENLQNSIVMTAVKNEEKILKLSPNVVLNLSKEKIFLNGKEIYLSRLENAIFWLLCYNISSLVSYEMIEDYAYGGKSIKSGTIHTAIARIKKQLDDIEILNLSCLGYMLKTS, encoded by the coding sequence ATGTCAAATTTAAAGCTGCAAATTTTAAAAAACACTTCCATTTTAGTAGTCGAAGATGATGAGCTAACAAGGATTGCCATCAGTGGTGGGCTTAAGCGGTATTGTGAGGCATTTTATATGGCAAAAGATGGGCTTGAAGGTTTGGAAAAATTCAAAGAGCAAAGAGTAGATATCATAGTAACTGATATCCATATGCCAAATTTAAACGGGCTTGATATGATGAATGAGATTTTAAAGCTTAAACCAAGCCAAAATTTTATCGTCATAACCTCTTATGATACAGATGAAAATCTCTTTGAAAGTATCAAAAAAGGTGCGATTTCGTTTATCAAAAAACCGATTTTAATGGAAAATTTACAAAATTCTATCGTTATGACAGCGGTTAAAAACGAGGAGAAAATTCTAAAACTAAGCCCAAATGTAGTGCTAAATTTAAGCAAAGAAAAAATCTTTTTAAACGGTAAAGAAATTTATCTATCTCGCCTTGAAAATGCGATTTTTTGGCTACTTTGCTATAACATTTCAAGTTTGGTGAGTTATGAGATGATAGAAGACTACGCATATGGCGGAAAAAGTATCAAAAGTGGTACTATCCATACTGCAATCGCGCGGATTAAAAAGCAGCTTGATGACATTGAGATACTGAATTTATCATGTCTTGGATATATGTTAAAAACCTCTTAG
- a CDS encoding threonine/serine exporter family protein, translating to MIEFLIDVIFAAIAGLGFSYAICPPKHVLAYCSLLGGLGYATRLMLLKTGFFSLAGATLIASIGIGVCAVYFGKKLKTPIEVVAFPSLLPMIPGLYAYKSILAIFLFMKSPNENDKVHHIVQFFNNSFITISVAAALTVGISIVLLFFYEASFSMTRDNNLKNRFKDELSD from the coding sequence ATGATTGAGTTTTTAATAGATGTGATTTTTGCCGCTATTGCTGGGCTTGGATTTTCTTATGCGATTTGTCCGCCAAAACATGTGCTAGCTTATTGCTCTTTGCTTGGTGGACTTGGTTATGCAACTCGTTTGATGCTACTTAAGACTGGATTTTTTAGCCTTGCGGGGGCGACTTTGATTGCTTCGATTGGGATTGGAGTTTGTGCTGTGTATTTTGGTAAAAAGCTAAAAACGCCCATTGAAGTTGTTGCCTTTCCATCACTTTTGCCGATGATTCCTGGACTTTATGCTTATAAGTCTATTTTGGCTATTTTTTTGTTTATGAAATCGCCTAATGAAAATGATAAGGTTCATCACATCGTGCAGTTTTTTAACAACTCTTTTATCACGATTTCGGTTGCAGCTGCTTTGACTGTTGGGATTTCTATAGTGCTTTTGTTTTTTTATGAGGCATCTTTTAGCATGACAAGAGATAATAACTTAAAAAATCGTTTCAAAGATGAGTTAAGCGATTAA
- the napA gene encoding nitrate reductase catalytic subunit NapA: MNRRDFIKSAAATAACSSVGISLPSNLLAAANEAEKSWRWDKSVCRFCGTGCGIMVATKDGKIVAVKGDPEAPVNRGLNCIKGYFNAKIMYGEDRLTTPLLRMNAKGEFDKKGKFAPVSWQKAFDVMEAQFKKAYNELGPTGIGVFGSGQYTIQEGYVASKLIKGGFRSNNLDPNARHCMASAVVGFMQTFGIDEPSGCFDDIELTDTIICWGSNMAEMHPILWSRVSDRKLSDPDKVKVVNMSTFSSRTSNLADIEIIFKPSTDLAIWNYIAHEIVFNHPEMIDKEFVEKHCIFAAGPVDVGYGMRPDIKHKKYLKSELETAAKQKSKVLSQDEATALSYLGVKAGDVMEMKNAGPSATNHWEIDFAEFKKGLEPYTLDFVAAVAKGDDNESLEDYKAKLKALADLYIEKNRKVVSFWTMGFNQHTRGTWVNEQSYMVHFLLGKQAKPGNGAFSLTGQPSACGTAREVGTFSHRLPSDMVVANPKHREITEKIWKLPKGTLNPKNGSHFVKIMRDIEDGIVKFAWVQVNNPWQNTANANHWIKAAREMDNFIVVSDPYPGISAKVADLILPTAMIYEKWGAYGNAERRTQQWRQQVLPVGDAMSDTWQMMEFAKRFTLQDVWGEKVVDAKLTLPSVLEEAKAMGYKESDTLYDVLFANQEAKAYKADDPIMQGFDNTEVNGDSRNVKGSDGEVFKGYGFFVQKYIWEEYRKFGLGHGHDLADFDTYHRVRGLRWPVVDGKETQWRFNTKFDPYAKKADASSDFAFYGNQGALTRGDLLGSKTQDKFSLKNKAKIFFRPYMEPPETPTSEYPFWLCTGRVLEHWHSGTMTMRVPELYRAVPEALCYMHEQDAAKMKVAQGDTVWVESRRGKVKVKVDLRGRNKPPVGLVYVPWFDENVFINKVCLDATCPLSFETDYKKCAVKIYKA; this comes from the coding sequence ATGAATAGGCGAGATTTTATAAAAAGTGCTGCAGCGACTGCTGCTTGCTCTAGTGTAGGTATATCTCTTCCATCAAATCTTTTAGCCGCAGCAAATGAGGCTGAAAAAAGTTGGCGTTGGGACAAATCAGTTTGTCGTTTTTGTGGGACAGGATGCGGTATCATGGTCGCTACAAAAGATGGTAAAATAGTTGCTGTAAAAGGCGATCCAGAAGCTCCGGTAAATCGTGGCTTAAACTGTATTAAAGGCTACTTTAATGCTAAGATAATGTATGGAGAGGATAGACTTACAACTCCACTACTACGAATGAACGCAAAAGGCGAGTTTGATAAAAAAGGTAAATTTGCACCAGTTAGTTGGCAAAAAGCCTTTGATGTTATGGAAGCTCAGTTTAAAAAAGCTTATAATGAGCTAGGGCCAACAGGAATCGGCGTATTTGGCTCAGGTCAATACACCATCCAAGAAGGATACGTTGCATCAAAGCTTATAAAAGGTGGATTTAGAAGTAACAACCTTGATCCAAACGCGCGTCACTGTATGGCAAGTGCGGTTGTTGGATTTATGCAAACTTTTGGTATCGATGAGCCAAGTGGCTGTTTTGATGATATTGAGCTAACTGATACGATTATCTGTTGGGGCTCAAACATGGCAGAAATGCACCCGATTTTATGGTCAAGAGTAAGTGATAGAAAACTAAGTGATCCAGATAAAGTTAAAGTTGTAAATATGTCTACTTTTTCAAGCAGAACATCAAATTTAGCCGATATTGAGATTATATTCAAGCCTTCAACAGATCTTGCTATTTGGAACTATATCGCTCATGAGATAGTATTTAACCATCCAGAGATGATAGATAAAGAATTTGTAGAAAAACACTGTATTTTCGCGGCTGGTCCAGTAGATGTTGGTTATGGTATGAGACCAGATATTAAACACAAAAAATATTTAAAATCAGAGTTAGAAACTGCAGCTAAACAAAAGTCAAAAGTCCTAAGCCAAGATGAAGCAACAGCGCTTTCATACTTAGGCGTAAAAGCTGGCGATGTTATGGAGATGAAAAACGCTGGACCTTCGGCTACAAACCACTGGGAAATTGATTTTGCAGAGTTTAAAAAAGGACTTGAGCCTTATACGCTTGATTTCGTTGCAGCAGTTGCAAAAGGCGATGATAACGAGAGTTTAGAAGATTATAAAGCAAAACTAAAAGCACTAGCTGATCTTTATATAGAAAAAAACAGAAAAGTAGTTAGCTTTTGGACTATGGGCTTTAACCAACACACAAGAGGAACATGGGTAAATGAGCAAAGTTATATGGTTCACTTCTTGTTAGGAAAACAAGCAAAACCAGGCAATGGCGCATTTTCTTTAACAGGACAACCAAGTGCTTGTGGAACAGCGCGTGAGGTTGGAACATTCTCTCACAGACTTCCATCAGATATGGTAGTTGCTAACCCAAAACACAGAGAAATCACAGAAAAAATTTGGAAACTCCCAAAAGGCACACTAAATCCTAAAAATGGCTCTCACTTTGTAAAAATCATGAGAGATATAGAAGATGGTATAGTTAAATTCGCGTGGGTTCAAGTAAACAACCCATGGCAAAACACAGCAAACGCAAACCACTGGATAAAGGCAGCTCGTGAGATGGATAACTTTATAGTTGTAAGTGATCCATATCCTGGAATTTCAGCTAAGGTTGCGGATTTGATTTTGCCAACTGCTATGATTTATGAAAAATGGGGTGCATATGGAAATGCTGAGCGTAGAACTCAACAATGGCGCCAACAAGTACTTCCAGTAGGCGATGCGATGAGCGATACATGGCAGATGATGGAATTTGCTAAGCGCTTTACACTTCAAGATGTTTGGGGCGAAAAAGTAGTAGATGCAAAACTAACCTTGCCAAGCGTTTTAGAAGAGGCAAAAGCTATGGGCTATAAAGAGAGCGATACTCTTTATGATGTGCTTTTTGCAAACCAAGAAGCAAAAGCTTATAAAGCAGACGATCCGATAATGCAAGGTTTTGATAACACAGAAGTAAACGGCGATAGCAGAAATGTAAAAGGCAGCGATGGCGAAGTTTTCAAAGGTTATGGCTTTTTTGTTCAAAAATACATTTGGGAAGAGTATCGTAAATTTGGTTTAGGACACGGACACGACTTGGCTGACTTTGATACTTATCACCGTGTGCGTGGACTTAGATGGCCAGTTGTTGATGGTAAAGAGACTCAATGGAGATTTAACACCAAATTTGACCCATACGCTAAAAAAGCAGATGCAAGTTCAGACTTTGCATTTTATGGAAACCAAGGTGCGCTAACAAGAGGCGATTTGCTAGGTTCAAAAACACAAGATAAATTTAGCCTTAAAAATAAAGCTAAAATTTTCTTTAGACCTTATATGGAGCCACCAGAAACTCCAACTAGCGAGTATCCATTCTGGCTTTGTACAGGGCGTGTTTTGGAGCATTGGCATAGTGGAACTATGACTATGAGAGTTCCAGAGCTTTACCGTGCTGTTCCTGAAGCGCTTTGCTATATGCACGAGCAAGATGCAGCTAAGATGAAAGTTGCTCAAGGCGATACCGTTTGGGTTGAATCACGACGAGGCAAGGTAAAAGTCAAGGTTGATTTACGTGGAAGAAACAAGCCGCCAGTTGGTTTAGTATACGTTCCGTGGTTTGATGAAAACGTCTTTATCAACAAAGTTTGCCTTGATGCAACTTGTCCTTTATCATTTGAAACTGACTATAAAAAATGTGCAGTAAAAATTTATAAGGCTTAG
- a CDS encoding DUF2130 domain-containing protein, translating into MNESIKCPNCGTIIDISQAFANKIKAEHELKFKAEVEKHRAEYKKYRDELVKKESEFDEKLKNSLNLELEKEKAKLEDSLKQEKIKLNESLKNQKETIKKELEKESSSIIESLKKSLDEMSEKNILANKQLLEFENLKREKAQLESKFELEYAKKLNDSLKANSEVLKKQIFEENELKLKEKDIELERLKKNIDELKNAAQNRSQQLQGEAQELAIEEFLKTKFPFDSIEEIKKGANGADCTQVINTQTRPNCGKIYYESKRTKSFSPGWIEKFKADMREKGADIGVLVTQTLPSDISGVGLVDGVWVCGFSEFKLICEALRQSIIEINFAKNVSENRHGKMELLYSYLTSNDFKLQLEAVVEAFSSLQTELEREKNAMARIWKSREKQIEKAKDSAISMFGSIKGIAGNEIGEIKTLELEYIEDES; encoded by the coding sequence ATGAATGAAAGTATAAAATGTCCAAATTGTGGCACGATAATAGATATCTCACAAGCCTTTGCTAACAAAATAAAAGCCGAGCATGAGCTTAAATTTAAAGCCGAAGTTGAAAAGCATAGAGCTGAGTATAAAAAATACCGTGATGAACTTGTAAAAAAAGAGAGCGAGTTTGATGAGAAGTTAAAAAATAGCCTAAATTTAGAGCTTGAAAAAGAAAAAGCTAAGCTTGAAGATAGCTTGAAACAAGAGAAAATCAAGCTTAATGAGAGCTTGAAAAACCAAAAAGAGACGATAAAAAAAGAGCTTGAAAAAGAGAGTTCAAGTATCATAGAAAGCCTTAAAAAAAGCCTTGATGAGATGAGTGAGAAAAATATCTTGGCAAACAAACAGCTGCTTGAGTTTGAAAATTTAAAAAGAGAAAAAGCCCAGCTTGAGAGTAAATTCGAGCTTGAGTATGCTAAAAAACTAAATGATAGTTTAAAAGCAAACAGTGAAGTGTTAAAAAAGCAGATTTTTGAGGAAAATGAGCTAAAGTTAAAAGAAAAAGATATCGAGCTTGAACGACTTAAAAAAAATATAGATGAGCTTAAAAATGCCGCTCAAAACCGTTCCCAGCAGCTTCAAGGCGAGGCGCAAGAGCTTGCGATAGAGGAATTTTTAAAAACTAAATTTCCATTTGATAGCATAGAAGAGATAAAAAAAGGTGCAAATGGCGCTGACTGCACTCAGGTGATAAATACTCAAACTCGCCCAAACTGCGGTAAAATTTACTATGAGAGCAAACGCACAAAGAGCTTTTCGCCCGGCTGGATAGAGAAATTCAAAGCTGATATGAGAGAAAAGGGCGCTGATATCGGCGTTTTGGTTACTCAAACTTTGCCAAGCGATATAAGTGGCGTTGGGCTTGTTGATGGGGTTTGGGTTTGTGGATTTAGCGAGTTTAAGCTTATATGCGAAGCGCTTAGGCAAAGTATTATAGAGATAAATTTTGCAAAAAATGTCAGCGAAAACAGACATGGAAAAATGGAGCTTTTATACTCATATCTTACAAGCAACGACTTTAAACTACAGCTTGAGGCGGTTGTTGAGGCATTTAGCTCACTTCAAACTGAGCTTGAGCGAGAGAAAAATGCAATGGCTAGAATCTGGAAAAGCAGAGAAAAACAGATAGAAAAGGCAAAAGATAGCGCTATATCGATGTTTGGTAGTATAAAAGGCATAGCTGGAAATGAGATAGGCGAGATTAAAACGCTGGAGTTAGAATACATCGAAGATGAGAGCTAG
- a CDS encoding type II secretion system protein codes for MKRAFSMIELIFIIAILGILAAVALPRLSASRDDALVASAKLDLKTALSDVITYNLSQGRYSRNIKDMTNVDFKNSSFSVKGVKCLKFSFLGMKVMQVDIDRSGLCDRVLSGSVVEPYLKMDAGSLTHTPTVSYIPLDESTISSLNDL; via the coding sequence ATGAAAAGAGCTTTTAGTATGATTGAACTTATATTTATCATCGCCATTTTAGGCATCTTAGCAGCAGTTGCTCTGCCGCGACTTAGCGCTTCAAGAGATGATGCGTTGGTTGCTAGTGCAAAGCTTGATCTAAAAACCGCACTAAGCGATGTTATCACCTATAACCTCTCGCAAGGTCGCTACTCGCGTAATATAAAAGATATGACAAATGTGGATTTTAAAAACAGCTCATTTAGCGTCAAAGGCGTAAAGTGCTTGAAATTTAGCTTTCTTGGTATGAAAGTTATGCAAGTTGATATCGATAGAAGTGGGCTTTGCGATAGAGTTTTGAGCGGATCTGTGGTTGAGCCATACCTTAAAATGGACGCTGGAAGCCTTACGCATACTCCAACTGTATCTTATATACCACTTGATGAAAGCACCATATCTTCACTAAATGATTTGTAA
- a CDS encoding sensor histidine kinase: MKKFIPFISRKIEDFRIYTTLIIFSIFVAVTGVLSYVEIKGEISKLGSQFRYSMSKEITFSTNEWIKTRMEKIYSFASIVSHTDFIYDEAKMFAYLRQINHNKLFFDHYQILFINAKLAFDGKEIPISKKEFDEIKIRKWYKDTIDKNTTTITVFERHELLKTEVINVCTPIYQEDEITAVFCGIIKKDKFFDKIRPQIHAFVDNAYIFDENGDVIASIKALKSQKEIKKAFLQAKKLGFSQDGFLYNSNFIGITKLQSQNWYIGVSVNEAAITSSTLQILLKNGVMLFALFICLILFSNFIHTFIRNKILKKQKEYEVILSHELKMSETGELISAISHQLKQPLNSSMLLLSNTLALKNDGEISDEELLENLELCIKSNKIMNETIENFRNFYKFNDDIKEFDLQECIKNLLGILHVQFSRYNIAIKVESFDIKIKSNESFLQQILLVLLQNSKDALSEKNSDKLISIDAKVNDEMVEIYLSDNGAGLSKAKAKTIFNKYKSSSKTNGSGIGLYLSKIIAQNKLGGDLSLYSYKLPTTFKLIIKKYMEK; this comes from the coding sequence TTGAAAAAATTTATACCATTTATATCAAGAAAAATTGAAGATTTTAGAATTTATACAACTTTGATTATTTTTTCTATCTTTGTAGCAGTTACAGGCGTGCTTAGTTACGTAGAAATCAAAGGCGAGATTTCAAAGCTTGGTTCGCAGTTTAGATACTCTATGAGCAAGGAGATAACTTTTAGCACAAATGAGTGGATAAAGACAAGGATGGAGAAAATTTACTCTTTTGCATCTATCGTAAGCCATACTGATTTTATATATGATGAAGCTAAAATGTTTGCGTACTTAAGGCAGATTAATCACAACAAGCTCTTTTTTGATCATTATCAAATTCTTTTTATAAATGCTAAGTTAGCATTCGATGGCAAAGAAATTCCCATAAGCAAAAAGGAATTTGATGAGATAAAAATTAGAAAATGGTATAAAGATACGATTGATAAAAATACCACTACCATAACTGTTTTTGAAAGACACGAGCTACTAAAAACAGAGGTTATAAATGTCTGCACGCCGATATATCAAGAAGATGAAATCACGGCAGTATTTTGTGGTATCATAAAAAAAGATAAATTTTTTGACAAGATTCGCCCTCAAATTCACGCCTTTGTTGATAATGCATATATTTTTGATGAAAATGGAGATGTGATAGCTAGCATTAAGGCTTTAAAAAGCCAAAAAGAGATAAAAAAAGCCTTTTTACAAGCAAAAAAGCTAGGTTTTAGTCAAGATGGGTTTTTATATAACTCAAATTTCATAGGCATAACAAAACTTCAAAGCCAAAACTGGTATATCGGAGTTTCGGTAAATGAAGCTGCTATAACTTCAAGCACGCTTCAAATTTTACTTAAAAATGGAGTTATGCTCTTTGCTCTTTTTATCTGCTTGATACTGTTTTCAAATTTTATCCACACATTTATAAGAAACAAAATTCTAAAAAAGCAAAAAGAGTATGAAGTTATCCTATCTCACGAGCTTAAGATGAGTGAAACTGGGGAGCTGATTTCAGCGATTTCTCACCAGCTAAAACAGCCACTAAACTCATCAATGCTACTTCTTAGTAACACTTTAGCTTTAAAAAACGATGGCGAGATAAGCGATGAAGAGCTTTTAGAAAATTTAGAACTTTGCATAAAGTCAAACAAGATAATGAACGAAACGATTGAAAATTTTAGAAATTTCTATAAATTTAACGATGATATAAAGGAATTTGATTTACAAGAGTGCATTAAAAACCTACTTGGTATACTTCACGTGCAGTTTAGTAGATACAACATTGCTATAAAGGTTGAAAGTTTTGATATCAAGATAAAAAGCAACGAGAGTTTTTTGCAACAAATTTTACTAGTCTTGCTTCAAAACTCAAAAGATGCGCTAAGCGAGAAAAACAGCGATAAACTCATAAGCATAGACGCAAAGGTAAATGATGAGATGGTTGAAATTTATCTAAGCGATAATGGCGCAGGACTTAGCAAAGCAAAGGCAAAAACGATTTTTAACAAGTATAAATCAAGTAGTAAAACTAACGGTAGTGGCATAGGTCTTTATCTTTCAAAGATAATAGCGCAAAACAAGCTCGGCGGGGACTTAAGCCTGTATAGTTACAAGCTTCCAACCACTTTTAAACTAATCATAAAAAAATATATGGAGAAATAA
- a CDS encoding threonine/serine ThrE exporter family protein — protein MKPDILDLTNFLADYADLMISVGSHNERVRRCIRRIAHAYGFDVSIFVLLKNVTISVTDLDDYTNRRTYIKETCAHAINLAIVSDLGSLSWLVHDEKIELKKAICIFNKIKETKNTKFGPNLLFMSVAFGAFCHLFGGDVGSVGFVVLSTLIGVIIKHLLEKRKFDIRIIYLVCSFVSSFVAYGAFALGISTTPAEALSSSILYLFPGILVLNSIFDILDRNVLIGLSRGVNACILIICMAIGVYITLSIVKVGLL, from the coding sequence ATGAAACCAGATATATTAGATTTAACTAACTTTTTAGCAGATTATGCTGATTTAATGATAAGTGTTGGTAGCCACAACGAGCGAGTTAGGCGGTGCATTAGGCGTATAGCGCATGCTTATGGCTTTGATGTTAGTATTTTTGTTTTGTTAAAAAATGTAACCATTAGCGTGACTGATTTAGATGATTATACAAATAGGCGAACCTATATCAAAGAGACTTGCGCGCATGCTATAAATTTGGCTATTGTGAGTGATTTGGGCAGTCTTAGCTGGCTAGTTCATGATGAAAAAATCGAACTTAAAAAAGCAATTTGTATTTTTAATAAAATCAAAGAGACTAAAAACACCAAATTTGGTCCAAATCTTTTGTTTATGAGTGTGGCATTTGGCGCGTTTTGTCATCTTTTTGGTGGAGATGTTGGAAGTGTTGGATTTGTTGTTTTAAGCACATTAATCGGCGTTATCATAAAACATTTGCTAGAAAAACGTAAATTTGATATAAGAATTATATATCTTGTTTGCTCTTTTGTCTCATCTTTTGTGGCTTATGGAGCTTTTGCGCTTGGCATTAGCACAACTCCAGCTGAAGCGCTAAGCTCTAGCATTTTATATCTTTTTCCAGGAATTTTGGTCTTAAATTCTATCTTTGATATACTTGATAGAAATGTTTTAATCGGACTAAGCAGAGGCGTAAATGCGTGTATTTTGATAATTTGTATGGCGATTGGAGTTTATATAACTTTAAGTATTGTGAAAGTTGGGCTTTTATGA